The Sulfuriferula thiophila genomic sequence AGCCAGCGAGGTGGAACGGGCCTTCGTGCGTGGCGAATGGGATTTGCTGTATGTCGCGCCGGAGCGCCTGGTCACGGCGCGCTTTATGGCGCTGCTGGAGCGCACCGAGATTGCCTTGTTTGCAATTGATGAAGCGCATTGCGTCTCGCAGTGGGGGCATGATTTCCGCCCTGAATATATCGCGCTGTCGGTTTTGCATGAACGCTTCCCTGATGTGCCGCGTATTGCACTGACCGCAACGGCTGATGCGCAGACCCGTGCCGAGATCGTGGCACGTCTGCAACTGGAAGAGGCACAGCAATTCGTCTCCAGCTTCGACCGGCCGAATATTCGTTATCAGATTGTGGAAAAAAACGACCCGCGCAAACAGTTGCTGGCATTCATACGCGAAGAACATGCGCAGGATGCCGGCATTGTGTATTGTCTGTCGCGGCGCAAGGTGGAAGAAACAGCGCAGTGGCTGGAGAAACAGGGCATACGTGCCATGGCCTACCACGCCGGTATGGAAGTTGCCACGCGGCAGCGCCATCAGGATGCGTTCTTGCGTGAAGATGGCATCGTCATGGTGGCCACCATTGCTTTCGGCATGGGCATCGACAAGCCGGATGTGCGATTCGTCGCGCATCTGGATTTGCCTAAAAGCATAGAAGGCTATTATCAGGAAACTGGTCGTGCTGGTCGTGATGGAACGCCGGCGGATGCGTGGATGGCGTATGGGCTGAATGACGTGGTACAGCAGCGGCGCATGATAGAGAGTGGCGAAGCTGACCCGCAGTTCAAGCGCGTGGCGCAGACCAAGCTGGATGCGCTGCTGGCGCTGTGCGAAGCGACCCGTTGCCGGCGAGTACGGTTACTCAATTATTTTGGCGAAGAAGCCGAAGCCTGTGGCAATTGCGATGTGTGTCTGTCGCCGCCGGCGACCTGGGATGGCACGGTGGCTGCGCAAAAAGCCCTGTCCGCCGTTTATCGTACTGGAGGCCGCTTTGGCGCCGGACATGTGATTGACGTATTGCTGGGTCGGGATACCGAAAAAGTGCAGCAATGGGGACACCAGCAGCTGAGCGTGTTTGGCATTGGCGCGGAGATGGATGAGAAAGGTTGGCGTGCGGTGTTGCGGCAACTGATGGCGCATGGCTATCTTAGCGTCGATCATGATGCGTTTGGCGCGCTGGTATTGACACAGCATAGCCGCGCGGTGCTTAAAGGCGAGACTCAAGTATGGATGCGTAAGGATCTGGGCATCAAACCGGCCAAGCGACAATCCAGCCGGCCTCTGGCTGCGCCGCAGAATGCTGCCGATGATCAGCTGTTTGAGAAGTTGCGTGTATGGCGGCAGTCAGCTGCGCGGGAACATAATGTGCCTGCCTATGTCATTTTCCATGACGCTACTCTCGCCCAGGTCGCGCAGTTGCGCCCGGGGACGCTGGCTGAACTGGGGGAGATTTCCGGCATCGGCGCACGCAAACTGGAGGCCTACGGCGCAGCGATGCTGGCGGTAGTGAACGCCGCGGCTCAAGGGTAAAGCGCGTGCTATGATAAGACATTGATTGATAGTGATGAGAGTTCTATAGTGGAAAATAATAACGATGTATTGCGCAGTATTCGCTACGCGCTGGATTTGCCAGATGCGGCTATCGGTGAGATGGTCCGGCTGGCAGGTGGCGAAGTTGCGGCGGATCTGATCCCCGCATTGCTGAAAAAGGAAGACGAAGCCGGCTTTGTCGAGTGTGACGATGAATTGCTGGTGGCTTTTCTGGATGGCTTAATTATCACCAGACGTGGCCCGAGTGATACCCCTCCGGCACCGATCAAACGGTTAACCAATAACATCATCCTGAAAAAAATCCGCATTGCTTTCGAATTGAAAGAAGACGATCTGCATGACATTATCAAACTGGCCGGATTCCAGATATCCAAGCCGGAGTTGAGTGCGGTATTCAGAAACCCGGACAGCAAAAACTACCGGGTGTGCGGCGATCAGCTACTCCGCTATTTTCTGAAAGGCTTGAGCCAGCGCTTGCGTGGCTAAACCCATGGCAACACATACTTCATCCGATCCATTGCACGGGATCACGCTGGAACAAATATTGACCAGACTGGTTGATTATTATGGCTGGGAGACCATGGCGCAACACGTTAATATCCGCTGCTTTACCCATGATCCAAGTATCAAATCCAGCTTGCAGTTCCTGAGAAGAACACCGTGGGCACGCGCCAAGGTTGAAGCGCTGTATGTAATAACAGCACCTAAATTAGCTAATAATCAACGGTGACGGTGGATGAAGAATACGTGGCGGGTATTCACAGAAATTAATAATTCGGTTTGATCTCCGATGAAGATGGTCTTTTATAATTTGCAATGTGGTGACAATGATGATTCTGGCTGAATGACGCTACGTTTCTTTGTTGGCGCATAGTCAATACTAATGAAAGCAAACAATCATGATTGAACGGAATGAATTACTGGTGGCCGCGAGGGCGGAATTTTTACGTGCATATCTGGATGCATTTGATTATTGTCTTCCGTTATGTATCGAAACGGCATTTAAAAAAGCTGATACCAGCCGTTCTTCATTAGAGCAAAGTCATTATCTTACGGTTCGTGGCGTATTGCGTGAGCGTAAGGACGAGGTCAGAGAGCAGTTGCAGCACAGCATGGACAAGCTGCTTAATCGCAGTCTGCAAACAACCTACAGCACATTCCGACCTACGTTTGATCAGGCGGGGCCTGTAGGTGGATTGTCGCTGGTTGACACCTCAGCCTTTGAAGGTGAGCTGCAGTTGGATGCCTTTACGGACCGTTTCCGTAATGAAGCCGCTGAACAGTTGCGCGACCTGAATATCCGCATGGCGCTGTTGTTCGATCAGGATGATATCAAAGAGCGTGAAAATCCGTTTCGCCCCTATTTGATTTCACGATCCTTGGCAGATGCCTCGGAAGCCATGGGCTTGCCAAAAGAATTAAGTCCTGTGTTGACGCAGTTGCTGGCAGAAAGCATGGAGATTACCGTCGATGGTATCTATGCCAGTGTGAATGCCTTGCTTTCCAAAAATGGCATAGCTGCGGAATTGCCACTCAGAATCAGAAAGTCACCGAACCAACCCATTCCGGCAGCGTCGCCCGAGCCAGATGAGCCTGAAGTAGCGCCTGACACTATGGCGCCTGTGTCATCGCCAGCACAGCCACCAAGTCGGCCCGCATCTGGTGCAAGTAATGTAGCCAATCCGGGTGCGTCAACTTCTGCATCTGGTCAGAGCGTACAGAGTGTAGACCAGTTCCTGCAAAGCATTAAATCCATGGTTGATAATGCGGCACAGCAGTCTGTCGCGCAACCTGCGGACAATCCATCCACTCCAGGGAATTTCCCCGGCTTCAGCGCAGGAACCGGCTTTGCAGGTGGAGTCCAGCCTGCGGCAAATGGCCAGCCGATTTCATCCGGTACCCATGAGCAGAAGGTTGACCAGCTACTGAGCATGGTCAAGCGCTACAGCGAGACTGCGACCGGTTTTGGCCGGGTATCGGGCGCTGGCATGAATACATCTGTGGGGATGGGAGCTGCTTCAACTCCGCAGGCTATGCAACAGCAGGCTGGCAGCCTTGCTTCCGGCAGCACCGCTGCTCCGGCGAGAGCGGGATGGTTGAGCGGCGTACAGAAAGTGGGCGAAGTGTTGCGTAAGTTTCTCGGCGGTGGTGCTGTGCAGGGAGGTAATGCCAGCAGTTCGAAAAACTATGTGCCGCCAGCCTCTCCACGAGTATTAACCGTTGCGCTGGCGCAGTCGGTCGATACGCTGTTGCATGAGCATTCGCCGGCTACAGCGGATATGCTGGATAGTGATGGGGAAGTGCGTAATCTGATTCTCGAACAGCGCAGCAGCCTGACCGAGCAGACCGAGGAAGTCGATGAGCAGATGACCATCGATGTCGTGGCTATGCTGTTCGAATTCATACTGCGGGATACCCGGGTGCCTGCCGAAGTGCGAGCACAA encodes the following:
- a CDS encoding DUF1631 family protein; translation: MIERNELLVAARAEFLRAYLDAFDYCLPLCIETAFKKADTSRSSLEQSHYLTVRGVLRERKDEVREQLQHSMDKLLNRSLQTTYSTFRPTFDQAGPVGGLSLVDTSAFEGELQLDAFTDRFRNEAAEQLRDLNIRMALLFDQDDIKERENPFRPYLISRSLADASEAMGLPKELSPVLTQLLAESMEITVDGIYASVNALLSKNGIAAELPLRIRKSPNQPIPAASPEPDEPEVAPDTMAPVSSPAQPPSRPASGASNVANPGASTSASGQSVQSVDQFLQSIKSMVDNAAQQSVAQPADNPSTPGNFPGFSAGTGFAGGVQPAANGQPISSGTHEQKVDQLLSMVKRYSETATGFGRVSGAGMNTSVGMGAASTPQAMQQQAGSLASGSTAAPARAGWLSGVQKVGEVLRKFLGGGAVQGGNASSSKNYVPPASPRVLTVALAQSVDTLLHEHSPATADMLDSDGEVRNLILEQRSSLTEQTEEVDEQMTIDVVAMLFEFILRDTRVPAEVRAQLGRLQFLVLKLALRDPSFLTQKGHPARVLINRIGSISVGLKQIDPSSERVSAEICLIVETLLLDAAKTPDMFASLFVKLLDDFDEFVAAELRSKDKQLNRAAEAIENVQSRTLRYTHISAQMAEILSGVTLDAYLHDFLTNAWVQVIERAESIDMARARRYRALVPDLIWSIVPKIDEYDRQEMAVVLPVMIGTLREGLALIAWPEAQQKALLGWLFDAHTRALRSIVDEAFQVPSLPLMHTNFERLVENMPVEQVAFTPDVQMAAEKALMETMLRELNADIQSLDNHFDDIAEPEAKADETSVIDGSEHNPAALAEFDESIIERLHSGIIIEIHLSKIPSRARLSWISADAANLLLNLDDQHAPVHMSLRVFRRLVMSKRVRFIEDQPLFERAVQSLLDSAEQMDHSVNS
- a CDS encoding DUF1456 family protein, which gives rise to MENNNDVLRSIRYALDLPDAAIGEMVRLAGGEVAADLIPALLKKEDEAGFVECDDELLVAFLDGLIITRRGPSDTPPAPIKRLTNNIILKKIRIAFELKEDDLHDIIKLAGFQISKPELSAVFRNPDSKNYRVCGDQLLRYFLKGLSQRLRG
- a CDS encoding VF530 family DNA-binding protein — encoded protein: MATHTSSDPLHGITLEQILTRLVDYYGWETMAQHVNIRCFTHDPSIKSSLQFLRRTPWARAKVEALYVITAPKLANNQR
- the recQ gene encoding DNA helicase RecQ, yielding MPTALSILNSVFGYPAFRGRQAEVVTHVAGGGDALVLMPTGGGKSLCYQIPALLRAGTGVVVSPLIALMHDQVAALREAGVRAAYLNSALSASEASEVERAFVRGEWDLLYVAPERLVTARFMALLERTEIALFAIDEAHCVSQWGHDFRPEYIALSVLHERFPDVPRIALTATADAQTRAEIVARLQLEEAQQFVSSFDRPNIRYQIVEKNDPRKQLLAFIREEHAQDAGIVYCLSRRKVEETAQWLEKQGIRAMAYHAGMEVATRQRHQDAFLREDGIVMVATIAFGMGIDKPDVRFVAHLDLPKSIEGYYQETGRAGRDGTPADAWMAYGLNDVVQQRRMIESGEADPQFKRVAQTKLDALLALCEATRCRRVRLLNYFGEEAEACGNCDVCLSPPATWDGTVAAQKALSAVYRTGGRFGAGHVIDVLLGRDTEKVQQWGHQQLSVFGIGAEMDEKGWRAVLRQLMAHGYLSVDHDAFGALVLTQHSRAVLKGETQVWMRKDLGIKPAKRQSSRPLAAPQNAADDQLFEKLRVWRQSAAREHNVPAYVIFHDATLAQVAQLRPGTLAELGEISGIGARKLEAYGAAMLAVVNAAAQG